The Procambarus clarkii isolate CNS0578487 chromosome 92, FALCON_Pclarkii_2.0, whole genome shotgun sequence genomic interval GAAAGGTAAGATAAAGAAGGTGAGAATAAGAACATAGTAAGAATTAGATGAAAGATAAGGCTAAGATTTtgaaaggtaagaataggatgaacgTATTAATAAGAGGAAGATAAGAATGACAGCACCAACGCCAGCCAACACCAACGCCAGCCAACAACAACGCCAGCCAACAACAACGCCAGCCAACACCAACGCCAGCCAACAACAACGCCAGCCAACACCAACGCCAGCCAACACCAACGCCAGCCAACAACGCCAGCCAACAACAACGCCAGCCAACAACAACGCCAGCCAACACCAACGCCAGCCAACAACAACGCCAGCCAACAACAACGCCAGCCAACATCAACGCCAGCCAACAACAACGCCAGCCAACAACAACGCCAGCCAACAACAACGCCAGCCAACAACAACGCCAGCCAACAACAACGCCAGCCAACAACAACGCCAGCCAACAACAACGCCAGCCAACAACAACGCCAGCCAACAACAACGCCAGCCAACAACAACGCCAGCCAACAACAACGCCAGCCAACAACAACGCCAGCTAACAACGCCGCCAGCCAACAACAACGCCAGCCAACAACAACGCCAGCCAACAACAACGCCAGCTAACAACGCCGCCAGCCAACAACAACGCCAGCCAACAACAACGCCAGCTAACAACAACGCCAGCTAACAACGCCAGCTAACAACAACGCCAGCCAACAACAACGCCAGCCAACAACAACGCCAGCTAACAATGCGAGACAAGACAGGCGTTGGGAAAATGCGTCATGAGGATGGATTTCTCGCTTGTAACATTCTACTAAATATATGTGACAGAACGAGGTTgtgggatggtgagggagagagagagagagagagagagagagagagagagagagagagagagagagagagagagagagagagagagagagagagacagagagagagagagagagagagagagagagagagagagagagagagagagagagagagagagagagagaaactcctGGCTAAACACACAGTGGAAGGAAACATCATTGTTACCTTTTGGCCACGACTTCAACTGTGAGGGGAAGAATGTAAGGGTAGGGAAGAAAGTAAGGGAGGGTAGGGAAGAAAGTAAGGGAGGGTTGGGAAAAATGTAAGGTAGTGTAGGGTAGACTGTAAGGTAGGGTAGGGAAGAGGAAGTGTGTCGCTTCACGTTCTAGACGTGTTTGATACGTCTTGAGTAACGagccgtgtgtgtactcacctattttactcacctatttgtgcttgcgggggttgagctttggctctttggtcccgcctctcaactgtcaatcaactggtgtacagattcctgagcctactgggctctatcatatctacatttaaaactgtgtatggagtcagcctccaccacattactgcctaatgcattccatccgttaactagtctgacactgaaaaagttccttctaacgtctaacgtctgtgtgtgtgtgtgtgtgtgtgtgtgtgtgtgtgtgtgtgtgtgtgtgtgtgtgtgtgtgtgtgtgtgtgtgtgtgtgtgtgtgtatgtgtgtgtatgtatgtgtgtgtgtgtgtgtgtgtgtgtgtgtgtgtgtgtgtgtgtgtgtgtgtgtgtgtgtgtgtatgtgtgtgtgtgtgtgtgtgtgtgtgtgtgtgtgtgtgtgtgtatgtgtgtgtgtgtgtatgtgtactcacctagttgtactcacctagttgtgtttgcgggggttgagctctggctctttggtcccgcctctcaaccgtcaatcaacaggtgtacagattcctgagcctatcgggctctgtcatatctacacttgaaactgtgtatggagtcagcctccaccacatcacttcctaatgcattccatttgtcaaccactctgacactaaaaaagttctttctaatatctctgtggctcatttgggcactcagtttccacctgtgtcccctagtacgtgtgccccttgtgttaaatagactgtctttatctaccctatcaatccccttcagaatcttgaatgtggtgatcatgtcccccctaactcttctgtcttccagcgaagtgaggtttaattcccgtagtctctcctcgtagctcatacctctcagctcgggtactagtctggtggcaaacctttgaaccttttccaaaggttcacaaagatgtgtgtgtgtgtgtctgtgtgtgtgtgtgtgtgtgtgtgtgtgtgtgtgtgtgtgtgtgtgtgtgtgtgtgtgtgtgtgtgtgtgtgtgtgtgtgtgtgtgtgtgtgtgtgtgtgtgtgtgtgtgtgtgtgtgtgtgtgtgtgtctgtgtgcgtgtgtgtgtgtgtctgtgtgtgtgtctgtgtgcgtgcgtgtttcaTAGCCACCGGAAGTATAAATCTTAGCGAGAGGCCACAAAGAACAACAAttacaccaccaacaataacacaCACGTCTACTCCTGGTGTACAAATGacccccacacatcaccacccCTCTCTGCCCACCAGTTCAAATCACCCATTTCTTACAATATTTCTACACCAAACACACAAAAAATTTTGATCATCTCCTGAGGAGCTCCGCAGCTGGGATTGCTAGGCGAAGTGTGGCGACACCAGGTGCCAATTGGAGGCAGGTGAGGTGGCCCCCAGGAGTGCCGCTGTGGCACTGTGCTGAGGCATCTCgcaacacctcctgcaccagaggCACTCATCCACCAATGGCGGGAGTAAACTTCTGGAAGGAGGTAAATCAACGAAATTGTATCCATTTCGCAAGGTGTGTGGCCTGcagggtgtgtactcaccaatttgtgcttgcgggggttgagctgtggctccttaatcccgcctctcaactgtcaatcaactggtgtacagattcctgagcctactgggctctattatatctacatttgaagctgtgtatggagtcagcctccaccacatcactgtagtGGAGGCTGTCCCTCCACCACAGCCCGAAGTcccgtctctccagatgtgttgctagttttttctcacgatcttctccatcaccttgcatggtatacaagttaagaacactgaccctgtagttcaatgcctcttgtctgtcaccctttttgtatattgggaccacattagccgtcttccatatttctggtaggtctcccgtctccagtgacctactgtacactatggagagtggcaagcaaactgcttctgcacactctttcaatacccatggtgagattccgtctggaccaacagcctttctcacgtccagatccaacagatgacTCTTGACTTCATCTCTTGTAGTTTCGAACCCTTCCATGGCCTCCTGGTtgactgccacctctcttagcccAGTGAAGGAGAGGTGGCAGTTCTCACCTCGTTCACCTTGTTGTGAAGACTTCctagaacctcttgttgagttcttcacacacctctctatcattctctgtgtacttgtcctcacccgttctaagtttcatcacctgttctttcactgttgttttcatcCTGATGTGACtgaggagtagctttggttcggtcttggctttgtttgctatatcattttcatactttctctatgtttctcttctcaccctgacatactcattcctggttctctagtaTCGCTCTAtgctttcaggtgttctgttatttccgaAGTtagtccacgcccttttgttcagttcccttgctcccatacatgccctattataccacggattcttcttttgcttctcgtttttttttctttagggccgggataaacctgttttctgtctcctgacacttttaggtgacatagtccatcatgtcttatgCGGACTTTGTTCTGAGTTCTGTGCCCCAtaatatatcccttaggaattttctcatctcataatttccctttcggtacgccagccctttggttcccgatttttttttttttttttgggggggggggagataaatcctagctctaccagatactcaaagatCACTACACTGTCATcattcattcccaagggtgcttccaacttaacttcccttatatccgactcatttagggtaaatatcagatcaagaatagctggttcatcctctcctctcattcttgtcggtaccttgatgtgctggcttagaaagtttcttattgctacgtccagcagcttagctctccatgtgtctggtcctccatgcgggtctcttctctcaatctatcttcccgtggttgaagtctctcgtgattagtagtctggatccgttcctgctggcAACAGACACTGCTCTCTCTAAGTTTGacccgaccacacactagaaggtgaagggacgacgtcgtttcggtccatcctggaccattctcaagtcacaaacgacttgagaatgatccaggacggaccgaaacgtcgtcgtcccttcaccttctagtgtggtctggccaTTTTAGGGTTAGCCATGGGggcagagaggaagggagagagagaggaagagagagagaggaagagagagagggagagagaggaagagagagagggggagagagagagagagagagagagagagagagagagagagagagagagagagagagagagagagagagagggggggagagagggagaaagagagagggggagagaacaagagagaacaagagagaggtgTGCGGCCTGCAGGTTGTGTGACCTGCAGGTTGTGTGTAGAATGAAGGGATGGAATACTTCACTCTAATTTGCTATGTTGTACAGGAGAGATGTGGTGAGAGGGCAGGGCGGCCGAGGGGGAGTCGACCTCTCCCCCTAGAGGCTCTGTGGTTGACCACTCGCCCACTCTATACTGGTCAACCCAGGAAAAAGCAGCTCCGGCTTAAGCTTGATAAATTGAAGCAACATTCAATTtacttttttttgtgtgtgtgaggagtgtgtgagaTGTGGTGGGCGggtgtagaggagagagagagagagagagagagagagagagagagagagagaaacacgactgacacagacaaacacaaacacaggttTCATCATAACAATGTAGTAGTGTCAAACAATAATGGAGAGAATAAGGGGCCCCGGCCAAGAACCCCCAAGACTGGGGGTGTCAAGAATATTGATGTGTCAAGACATATTAATGACCACCGTCTGCCACtgaacccctaccccccccccccacccctgacaCCTGGGTGCAGGATACAACTCTTTTTTTAATCTTAGTCAATATATCTTTCTCGAGAGTACTAAACAACCTCATCTGCTGTTTAGGCTGCTGACACTTGTTCACTCCCCATCTCTCTGTAGACACCTATTCAACCAGCCTGTTCACTCGATTTGCTACTCcgttaaaaatgcaactgttttgccctACCTATCGAAGCCGATTCATAGCAAACGTCAATTTCACGctgctttttttttaagttttcaaATAGGTAGTATTTTTAAgggattcgataaaaatgatgcgacgTCGTTCCATCCGTTGCCCTCAAGTCAACCCATCCTCCATGACCTCTATCCCAGCTCTAGCCTCACTAGCCGCTAAGTCGCCATCGGAAATGATCGTTAGAGAGAGGTCCATTAAACgccccccaaacccatcctgtgagcggtggtggaaTAGTTACAGGAGCACTTAATAAACCTCTGGAACTGAAAGCCAATTACAACTGAAACTAAGTTACAGCCTCTGTACCCCTGTACCACCCAAGGTGCACGGTACAAGGGCCAATCATGTACGAATCTGGCGTAACTTGTAGTTTTTTTAGTTTTTAATTGGGAGGGTATGGCGcgctcgcgcgtgtgtgtgtgtgtgtgtgtgtgtgtgtgtgtgtgtgtgtgtgtgtgtgtactcatctagttgtgcttgcgggggttgagctgtggctctttcggcccgcctctcaactgacaattaacttttttctcacacacacacacacacacacacacacacacacacacacacacacacacacacacacacacacaccacaggccccccccctcccaactatCAATTATAACAACTACAAAACTTAAAAATTACATTTCATCACTTTTAATTAAACATGCCAACATTAAGAGGATTATTTCCGGTACCGTCACAACGTATACAAGGTACGAGGAGAATGATGAGTGAAGGGGAATGATGAGTGAAGGGGAATGATGAGTGAAGGGGAATGATGAGTGAAGGGGAATGATGAGTGAAGGGGAATGATGAGTGAAGGGGAATGATGAGTGAAGGGGAATGATGAGTGAAGGAGAATGATGAGTGAAGGGGAATGATGAGTGAAGGGGAATGATGAGTGAAGGGGAATGATGAGTGAAGGGGAATGATGAGTGAAGGAGAATGATGAGTGAAGGGGAATGATGAGTGAAGGGGAATGATGAGTGAAGGGGAATGATGAGTGAAGGGGAATGATGAGTGAAGGGGAATGATGAGTGAAGGGGAATGATGAGTGAAGGGGAATGATGAGTGAAGGGGAATGATGAGTGAAGGGGAATGATGAGTGAAGGGGAATGATGAGTGAAGGGGAATGATGAgtgaaggggaattatgaggcaGGAGAAGGATAATGGTGGGAAGAGTGGCAGATGATGAGGATTAAGAGAAGGTTTCTGATGGTGAGGCGACTTCCGGTTGAAACGATGACTCTAGTGACAAGGTAGAATGTGAAGGTTTCTATTGTGAAAACCTTTTGCAGTGTGACGAGTGGCTGTTAGCGTGAAGGTGGTTTCCAGTAAGCAGGAGGTTTCTAGTGTAAACGCAATGAGAAAGCACATGGAAATGGTCTTCAAGAACAACCCAATGTCAAGATTGGTCGGGAGCATGTAACTACCCCAAGGAGCAACAACTACACACACAGCCAGAGCAACAAGGACCGCTTGTCCTGACAGACAAGGATGGCCGGATACCTCGCCAGATTTGCCAGCTTCAGCCGGATTCACCCTGTATCCCAGCTGGGGAGTGTTGGATATGATACAATCACATTGTAATAGAACACGGCTAACACGGTTGTGAAATGTTGCCCAACTCAACCCAACATAAGTCAACCCTAACCCAACGTACCCAGTAACAATTAATAAACTTCTAACCAACTATACGTATGGTTTTGACAGTCGGAAAACGAGCTTTATCGACACGTGTGTATGGTCACTCACTCGTCCCCCTCAAACAGTACGGTGTATTGTGACGTATAAACCCCCCAACGGCCAAAAAGCAGATGTACTAAAAATCACAGTGGCATCAAAAATCAAGTTCCCATCACTAAGTGATGGGAACTACAGGTTCCGTCACTCACCTGTCGCCATGTACTCACACCCAAGCTGAGTTACAAGGGACTCAATCTTCACCCACTGTACTCAGCTGTCCTCTGAATTAGTTCCATTGTAATCTCTCTCTTGATTACTAAGCAGGCAGGACGCCGGTTATCTCTCCCTTATAATATCTCACAAGAGGATCTTCAGAACAAGCAAAACACGCAATTCAAATAAATTCAATAAATAGATAATTACACCTTTATTGAGGTCCTCAAGTCACTTCCCTATTCTAGACTGCATCCtcaccccacactacacacatCACATAACTTGCAGTgttcttatacacacacacacattatattacatatattatatatatatatatatatatatatatatatatatatatatatatatatatatatatatatatttcaggctTGCATCGAGATTCTCCCGAGGTGGAAGTGACCTATTTACAGCTTGGTGAACAGACgcagtaggtgaaaggaaacgtatcTAGCCATTTCGTTTCCACCCGGGAATCTAACTCGGGATCTCCTATAGTGATTCAAGAACGAGACCAACTATACGGTGAGACCCCTGCCACCTACTAACTAGAAACTAGTAACTCCTCCTTACCTTCGTCCTCTCAGTAGTGGTGTTATCTAGTTCAGTCAACACtaccaatgttgaccagaccacacactaaaaggtgaagggacgacgacgtttcggtccgtcctggatcattctcaagtcgattccaaCTCACCTGGAACAGAAGGAAATACTCTAAGGAAGGGTGGGACGTCGTGGATCTTCACTTCAGCAAAGTTCTTGATACGGCGTCACATGGTATCAAGACAGAGGCTCAAGGTACTGGGGACACTACCTTAAGGCGGGCAAGGTCATGGTTGTACCAAAGGAAACGAGGCGTTAGTATCAGTGGAGTTAGAGGTCAGAGTGGGGAAACTGTtgcaagtggagtgcctcaaggctcggtcctggaatctctattgtttatattatatataaattatttagattcaggaCAGAGCAGCAGCATTCGCAAATTTGCAGAGATACGAAAATTTGGGAGGAAATAAATTCAGAAGCCAACTCAAAATCATTTGAAGACGATCTAAAATGTTTTTAAATAGTTGAACGAGTGGCAGATGTAGTTTAatgttgacaaatgtaaggttctgAGGCAAGATAATGATAGAGTTACAGGATATCATCTGgtaggatggtgttgagattgtgaagggGATCTGGGGTCATGactcgttcggtaacagggttgctgacttgtggaaccaattactgcgtaacataatagaagtaggatcccttgattgtttcatgcGTAGATTAGACATATAtacgaatgagtttgggtggatatataagTATGGCCCAACAGGCATTTCCTTAATTCGTAAATATCTAGGTTCTTAATTACTCCACAGCCCCCCACCACTGCCCCACAGCCCCCCACCACTGCCCCACAGCCCCCCACCACTGCCCCACAGCCTGGGATCaagtgtggtgacaggtgtggtgacaagtgtggtgacaggtgtggtgacaggtgtggtgacagTGCCATATAGTGCCAAGCGTGTGTTAGGGAGCTGGGCGGGCAGAGCATCATAGTGAGACAACACCTGCTCCTAAACCCGCTTCCAACATTAAATTTCCCGTGATTGTCTAACTGCCCGGGTGCTCTGTGGACGGTCTTGGCCTGGCCACGAGCGGTCTCGGCCTGGCCACGAGCGGTCTTGGCCTGGCCACGAGCGGTCTTGGCCTGGCCACGAGCGGTCTCGGCCTGGCCACGAGCGGTCTCGGCCTGGCCACGAGCGGTCTCGGCCTGGCCACGAGCGGTCTCGGCCTGGCCACGAGCGGTCTCGGCCTGGCCACGAGCGGTCTCGGCCTGGCCACGAGTGGTCTCGGCCCGGCCACGAGTGGTCTTGGCCAGGAGAACAAAAAAACAGGAAACTTTTGAGTAAAGTGCTTTAAAATATCTCTTTCCAGAGGTCTATTGTAATTATTCCTTCAACAAAGGAAAAACAATTAGAGCTTTGTGCGTAAGTGAGCGTCTAACATGATATATTAATGAGGGAGGCACGGGGGTGAGGAAGGCACAGGGGTGAGGGAGGCACAGGGGTGAGGGAGGCACGGGGGTGATGGAGGCACGGGGGTGAGGGAGGCACGGGGGTGAGGGAGGCACGGGGGTGAGGGAGGCACGGGGGTGAGGGAGGCACGGGGGTGAGGGAGGCACGGGGGTGAGGAAGGCACGGGGGTGAGGGAGGCACGGGGGTGAGGGAGGCACGGGGGTGAGGAAGGCACGGGGGTGAGGGAGGCACAGGGGTGAGGGAGGCACGGGGGTGAGGGAGGCACGGGGGTGAGGGAGGCACAGGGGTGAGGGAGGCACGGGGGTGAGGGAGGCACGGGGGTGAGGAAGGCACGGGGGTGAGGGAGGCACAGGGGTGATGGAGGCACGGGGGTGAGGGAGGCACGGGGGTGAGGGAGGCACAGGGGTGAGGGAGGCACGGGGGTGAGGGAGGCACGGGGGTGAGGGAGGCACGGGGGTGAGGGAGGCACGGGGGTGAGGGAGGCACAGGGGTGAGGGAGGCACAGGGGTGAGGGAGGCACAGGGGTGAGGGAGGCACAGGGGTGAGGGAGGCACAGAGGTGAGGGAGGCACGGGGGTGAGGGAGGCACGGGGGTGTCTGTCCTTACGTGCCTTGCTGGCTCCCTGTATTACCACAgacgaccccccccctccccctagcaCGGCGAACGTGCGTTGTGGAAGGGTCGTGCCTCGGATGTAGGGGGCGTcgcccctccacaccaccaccacctgctctggTAGGAAACTTGTATCATTCTCTGGGGAACGACGTGGTGGTTTCTTCCGGTAGAGCCATGAACCGGTTCTctcgtacgggctcaccatagcccgtgctacttggaacttgttcagagtagctgaatctataacaacaggttCTCTCACCTGTGTCTGCGAACAGTCCGCCCATGTCAAGGCGTTCAACGTGGGAGATGTTCAACGTGGGAGATGTTCAACGTGGGAGATGTTCAACGTGGGAGATGTTCAACGTGGGAGATGTTCAACGTGGGAGATGTTCAACGTGGGTGATGTTCAACGTGGGAGATGTTCAACGTGGGAGATGTTCAACGTGGGAGATGCTCAACGTGGGAGATGTTCAACGTGGGAGATGCTCAACGTGGGAGATGCTCAACGTGGGAGATGTTCAACGTGGGAGATGTTCAACGTGGGAGATGTTCAACGTGGGAGATGTTCAACGTGGGAGATGTTCAACGTGGGAGATGTTCAACATGGGACATATTCAACATGGCAGATTCTGTAAATGTGATGGTGACAAAGTTCGCCTCTCGCCATCAAAGAAGGCAATGTTTAGCAGCATTCAATACGAAAAACCTGTACACCACAGGCGAATCACAACAACTTAATATATCTACGAGACAACGAGTCCCACGCGATAAACCTGTCTTACGAGCACTGGACGGGCACAGACAGGACGCATCTGCTTCTCGCTACTGAAAGCTGAAGTCTGA includes:
- the LOC138359631 gene encoding submandibular gland secretory Glx-rich protein CB-like, whose protein sequence is MTAPTPANTNASQQQRQPTTTPANTNASQQQRQPTPTPANTNASQQRQPTTTPANNNASQHQRQPTTTPANNNASQHQRQPTTTPANNNASQQQRQPTTTPANNNASQQQRQPTTTPANNNASQQQRQPTTTPANNNASQQQRQLTTPPANNNASQQQRQPTTTPANNAASQQQRQPTTTPANNNAS